Proteins encoded within one genomic window of Bacillus thuringiensis:
- the malS gene encoding oxaloacetate-decarboxylating malate dehydrogenase: MSKFTVASNGSLETTLRGVEVLSTPLLNKGVAFTQEEREELGLKGLLPPAVLTLEEQARRAYEQFCSQPDDLLKNVYLTALHDRNEVLFYRILTDHLREMLPIVYTPTVGVAIQRYSHEYRKPRGVYLSINDPSGIEEAFANIGATAENIDLVVVTDGEGILGIGDWGVGGINIAIGKLAVYTAAVGIDPSRVLPVILDVGTNREELLDNPFYIGNRHPRITGEAYDEFIDTFVQAVNKQFPKALLHWEDFSSRNARKILDKYRHDVCTFNDDIQGTGAVSLAAVLSAVKASGVPLSEHRVVVFGAGTAGIGIADQVRDAMVRVGVSEEESYKRFWCIDRNGLVTDNMEDLLDFQIPYARKEAEVSEWKQNDVIGLAEVVKHVKPTILIGTSTVAGAFKEEIIKEMASHVERPIILPMSNPTPLAEAKPADLIEWTEGRALVATGSPFEPVTYNGVTYVIGQSNNALIFPGLGLGTIVVRASIMTDGMFAAAAEAVASMVDTSQPGAPILPEVEELRNISEMVAIEVAKVAVAEGVARENLSDNDIKIAVKEAIWEPEYRQIKAVEKVTI; encoded by the coding sequence ATGAGCAAGTTTACAGTAGCTTCTAATGGTTCATTAGAAACGACATTAAGAGGAGTAGAAGTATTATCAACACCACTTTTAAATAAAGGGGTCGCTTTCACGCAAGAAGAAAGAGAAGAATTAGGTTTAAAAGGGTTATTACCGCCAGCAGTTTTAACATTGGAAGAACAAGCACGCCGAGCATACGAACAATTTTGTTCTCAGCCGGATGATTTATTAAAGAATGTATACTTAACAGCGTTACATGATCGAAATGAAGTATTATTTTATCGTATTTTAACAGATCATTTACGCGAAATGTTACCAATCGTATATACACCAACTGTTGGTGTAGCGATTCAAAGATATAGTCATGAATATCGTAAACCACGTGGTGTGTATTTATCAATTAACGATCCGTCAGGTATTGAAGAAGCGTTCGCCAATATCGGTGCAACAGCAGAAAATATTGATTTAGTCGTTGTAACAGATGGAGAAGGTATATTAGGAATTGGTGACTGGGGCGTTGGTGGTATTAACATCGCAATCGGAAAATTAGCTGTTTATACAGCCGCAGTTGGAATCGATCCTAGCCGCGTATTACCGGTAATTTTAGATGTAGGTACAAATCGTGAAGAATTATTAGACAATCCATTTTATATTGGAAATCGTCACCCTCGTATAACAGGTGAAGCTTACGATGAATTTATTGATACATTTGTTCAAGCAGTAAATAAACAATTCCCGAAAGCACTTCTGCATTGGGAAGATTTCAGTTCTCGTAACGCACGAAAAATTTTAGATAAATATCGCCATGACGTGTGTACGTTTAACGATGATATTCAAGGTACAGGTGCAGTTTCACTTGCCGCAGTATTATCGGCAGTGAAAGCTTCTGGTGTGCCACTGAGTGAACACCGCGTTGTTGTGTTTGGCGCTGGTACAGCTGGAATCGGTATCGCAGATCAAGTAAGAGATGCAATGGTTCGCGTAGGTGTATCAGAAGAGGAATCATATAAGCGTTTCTGGTGTATTGATCGTAATGGATTAGTTACAGATAACATGGAAGATCTTCTTGATTTCCAAATTCCGTATGCAAGAAAAGAAGCGGAAGTAAGTGAGTGGAAGCAAAATGATGTAATCGGACTTGCTGAAGTTGTGAAGCATGTGAAACCGACAATTTTAATTGGTACATCAACTGTTGCAGGCGCATTTAAAGAAGAGATTATTAAAGAAATGGCTTCTCACGTAGAAAGACCAATCATTTTACCAATGTCGAATCCGACGCCACTTGCTGAAGCAAAACCAGCAGATTTAATCGAGTGGACAGAAGGAAGAGCGTTAGTTGCAACAGGAAGTCCATTTGAACCAGTTACATATAACGGTGTAACGTATGTGATTGGACAATCAAATAATGCACTTATTTTCCCAGGGCTTGGACTTGGAACAATTGTAGTACGTGCAAGCATCATGACGGACGGAATGTTTGCAGCAGCAGCTGAAGCAGTTGCAAGTATGGTAGATACAAGTCAACCAGGAGCACCTATCTTGCCAGAAGTTGAAGAGTTACGTAATATCTCCGAAATGGTAGCAATTGAAGTAGCGAAAGTTGCTGTTGCAGAAGGCGTTGCTAGAGAAAACTTAAGTGATAACGATATCAAGATTGCAGTGAAAGAAGCAATCTGGGAGCCTGAGTATCGCCAAATAAAAGCGGTAGAAAAGGTTACAATATAG
- a CDS encoding DEAD/DEAH box helicase, which produces MSFTLNKSIIKEVCGETSYKRGEAYYKANKVIVNHYDENKEICEATVKGNEDFHVTVEKAKKGEVVARCSCPSLASFQTYCQHVAAVLIQINYNQQTGGMGSVSSSNDQLTNGMFQLFADKPLRPKSKQHRFDTREILDVEFICSPVATKSGGALLGIQLKLAKVYFINHIREFLSKVEKRETFHCSNEFIYTPDVHSFKQETDAIIQQLIKIYHNEKMYEDALEVHAKQDESMIFIPPASWNDMLSSLSRAEYVQLKQNEQLFHGLQISKGLLPLHFEFTKGNNGGFTLHIAGLNRVQVMEMYNNALYDGKLYHLPMEDCMRLIELQKMMSRSNSNQFYIPETKMEHFVAKVVPGLMKLGTVRIDEVISDRVETPSLKAKLYLDRVKNRLLAGLEFHYGNVVINPLEEDGQPSVFNRDEKKEKEILDIMSESAFAKTEGGYFIHNEEAEYNFLYHVVPTLKGLVDIYATTAIKLRIHKGDTAPLIRVRRKERIDWLSFRFDIKGIPEAEIKGVLVALEEKRKYYRLANGSLLSLESKEFNEINQFVKESGIRKEFLHGEEVNVPLIRSVKWMNGLHEGNVLSLDESVQDLVESIQNPKKLKFTVPQTLHAVMREYQVYGFEWMKTLAYYRFGGILADDMGLGKTLQSIAYIDSVLPEIREKELPILVVSPSSLVYNWFSELKKFAPHIRAVIADGNQTERRKILKDVAEFDVVITSYPLLRRDIRSYARPFHTLFLDEAQAFKNPTTQTARAVKTIQAEYRFGLTGTPVENSLEELWSIFHVVFPELLPGRKEFGDLRSEDIAKRVKPFVLRRLKGDVLQELPDKIEHLQSSELLPDQKRLYAAYLAKLREETLKHLDKDTLRKNKIRILAGLTRLRQICNHPALFVDDYKGSSAKFEQLLDILEECRSTGKRILIFSQFTKMLSIIGRELNRQAIPYFYLDGNTPSQERVELCNRFNEGEGDLFLISLKAGGTGLNLTGADTVILYDLWWNPAVEQQAADRAYRMGQKNTVQVIKLVAHGTIEEKMHELQESKKNLIAEVIEPGEEKLSSITEEEIRDILMI; this is translated from the coding sequence ATGAGTTTTACATTAAATAAATCAATCATTAAAGAAGTATGCGGAGAGACCTCATATAAAAGAGGCGAAGCTTATTATAAAGCAAATAAAGTAATCGTGAATCATTATGATGAAAATAAAGAAATTTGCGAGGCGACGGTAAAAGGGAACGAGGATTTCCATGTTACAGTAGAAAAAGCTAAAAAAGGTGAGGTTGTTGCGAGATGTAGCTGTCCTTCGTTAGCGTCTTTTCAAACGTACTGTCAACATGTTGCAGCCGTACTAATACAAATAAATTATAATCAGCAAACGGGTGGAATGGGCTCTGTTAGTAGCAGCAATGATCAATTAACAAACGGGATGTTTCAGCTGTTTGCAGACAAACCACTGAGACCAAAAAGTAAACAACATCGTTTTGATACACGTGAAATATTAGATGTGGAGTTTATATGTTCACCAGTAGCGACGAAAAGCGGTGGGGCTCTTCTTGGAATTCAATTGAAACTTGCCAAAGTGTATTTCATAAATCATATTAGAGAATTTCTTTCTAAAGTGGAGAAAAGAGAAACTTTTCATTGTTCCAATGAATTTATATACACGCCAGATGTACACAGTTTTAAACAAGAAACAGACGCGATTATACAACAACTCATTAAAATATATCATAACGAAAAAATGTATGAAGATGCACTAGAAGTACATGCGAAACAAGATGAAAGTATGATATTTATACCGCCAGCTTCGTGGAATGATATGCTCTCTTCACTTTCTAGAGCCGAGTATGTACAGCTGAAACAAAATGAGCAACTGTTTCATGGCTTACAAATTTCAAAAGGTTTATTGCCATTACATTTTGAGTTCACGAAAGGGAATAATGGCGGGTTTACACTTCATATAGCCGGCCTAAATCGTGTTCAAGTTATGGAGATGTATAACAACGCTCTTTACGATGGGAAATTATATCATTTACCTATGGAAGATTGTATGCGACTTATTGAACTACAAAAGATGATGAGTCGCTCAAATAGCAATCAGTTTTATATTCCTGAAACTAAGATGGAACATTTCGTAGCGAAAGTTGTCCCTGGATTAATGAAGCTTGGAACAGTGCGCATTGATGAAGTAATATCAGATCGTGTTGAAACGCCGTCGCTAAAAGCAAAACTATATTTAGATCGAGTGAAAAATCGTTTGTTAGCAGGTCTCGAATTTCATTATGGAAACGTCGTGATTAATCCGCTAGAAGAGGACGGACAGCCGTCTGTTTTTAATCGTGATGAGAAAAAGGAAAAAGAAATTTTAGACATTATGAGTGAAAGTGCCTTCGCGAAAACAGAAGGTGGTTATTTTATACATAATGAAGAGGCTGAGTATAATTTTTTATATCATGTCGTTCCAACGTTAAAAGGTTTAGTTGATATTTATGCGACGACAGCAATCAAATTACGAATTCATAAAGGGGATACAGCTCCTCTTATTAGGGTGAGAAGAAAAGAAAGAATTGATTGGTTGTCATTTCGTTTTGATATAAAAGGAATACCGGAAGCGGAAATTAAAGGTGTATTAGTTGCTCTTGAAGAGAAACGCAAATATTACCGATTAGCGAATGGTTCTTTATTATCACTAGAGAGTAAAGAGTTTAATGAAATTAATCAGTTTGTAAAAGAATCAGGTATTCGAAAAGAATTTTTACATGGGGAAGAAGTGAACGTTCCGCTTATTCGGAGTGTAAAATGGATGAACGGACTTCACGAAGGTAATGTTTTAAGTTTAGATGAATCTGTTCAAGATTTAGTGGAAAGCATTCAAAATCCGAAAAAATTAAAGTTTACGGTGCCACAAACTTTACATGCTGTAATGAGAGAGTATCAAGTATACGGATTTGAGTGGATGAAAACGCTCGCCTATTACCGTTTTGGCGGTATTTTAGCAGATGATATGGGACTTGGAAAAACGCTGCAAAGTATTGCTTATATAGATTCTGTTTTGCCTGAAATTCGAGAGAAGGAGCTACCTATATTAGTCGTTTCACCGTCCTCGCTTGTTTATAATTGGTTTAGTGAATTGAAAAAATTCGCCCCGCACATTAGAGCAGTTATTGCAGATGGAAATCAGACAGAGCGGCGGAAAATCCTAAAAGATGTAGCGGAATTTGATGTCGTAATTACGTCATATCCATTACTGAGAAGAGATATAAGATCGTATGCGAGGCCGTTTCATACACTATTTCTTGATGAAGCACAGGCGTTTAAAAATCCTACAACGCAAACTGCAAGAGCAGTGAAAACAATTCAAGCTGAATATCGTTTCGGACTAACGGGAACGCCTGTAGAAAATTCATTAGAAGAACTATGGTCTATCTTTCATGTCGTATTTCCAGAATTATTACCAGGAAGAAAGGAATTTGGTGATTTAAGGAGTGAAGATATTGCGAAGCGCGTAAAACCTTTCGTATTAAGACGATTAAAAGGGGACGTATTACAGGAGCTTCCAGATAAAATAGAGCACTTACAGTCATCGGAATTATTACCAGATCAAAAGAGACTATATGCTGCTTATTTAGCGAAGTTAAGGGAAGAAACGTTAAAGCATTTAGATAAAGATACGTTACGTAAAAATAAAATTAGAATATTAGCTGGCTTAACGAGGTTGAGACAAATTTGTAATCATCCCGCGTTATTCGTTGATGATTACAAGGGGAGTTCAGCTAAATTTGAGCAACTGCTAGACATACTAGAGGAATGTAGAAGTACTGGTAAGAGGATTTTAATCTTTTCTCAATTTACGAAGATGCTGTCCATTATTGGTCGTGAGTTAAATCGTCAAGCGATTCCATACTTTTATTTAGACGGAAATACACCTTCGCAAGAACGAGTAGAGCTATGTAATCGGTTTAACGAAGGAGAGGGCGATCTATTTCTTATTTCCTTGAAAGCTGGCGGTACTGGACTTAATTTAACTGGTGCAGATACGGTAATATTATATGATTTATGGTGGAATCCAGCTGTTGAACAACAAGCGGCTGATAGGGCGTATCGAATGGGACAAAAAAATACAGTACAAGTTATTAAATTAGTAGCACACGGAACAATTGAGGAAAAAATGCATGAACTGCAAGAGAGTAAGAAAAATTTAATCGCTGAAGTGATTGAACCGGGAGAAGAGAAATTGTCATCGATTACGGAGGAAGAAATACGAGATATTTTAATGATTTAA
- a CDS encoding cation:dicarboxylate symporter family transporter: protein MKKFGLATQIFVALVLGIVVGAVFYGNKTAISYITPIGDIFIHLIKMIVVPIVISALIVAVAGVGDMKKLGKLGGKTILYFEIITTIAILMGLLAANIFQPGTGVDMSNLQQSDISSYKQTADATEKKGFAETIVHIVPKNVFESISQGDLLPIIFFSVLFGLGVAAIGDKGKPVFNFFEGVLEAMFWVTNQVMKFAPFGVFALIAVTVAKFGVATLLPLGKLVLAVYVTVILFVVIVLGINARMVGVNIFTLIKILKEELILSFTTASSEAVLPNIMRKMEEFGCPKAVASFVIPTGYTFNLTGSAIYQALAALFVAQMYGVHMSLTEQITLLFVLMLTSKGMAGVPGASFVVVLATLGSMGLPLEGIALIAGIDRILDMIRSSVNVLGNALAAIVMSKWEGEFDNEKAKQYVETVKETKAA from the coding sequence ATGAAAAAATTCGGATTGGCAACACAAATTTTTGTCGCGCTTGTTTTAGGGATTGTAGTAGGGGCAGTCTTTTATGGCAATAAAACGGCGATTTCTTATATCACACCAATTGGGGATATATTTATTCACTTAATTAAAATGATTGTAGTACCAATTGTTATTTCAGCGTTAATTGTTGCGGTAGCTGGTGTAGGAGATATGAAGAAGCTTGGTAAACTAGGCGGGAAGACAATTCTTTATTTCGAAATTATTACGACAATTGCTATTTTAATGGGATTACTTGCGGCAAATATATTCCAACCAGGTACTGGCGTTGATATGAGTAACTTACAGCAAAGCGATATTTCTTCTTATAAACAAACAGCAGATGCAACAGAGAAGAAAGGTTTTGCTGAGACAATTGTTCATATCGTACCGAAAAACGTATTTGAATCTATCTCACAAGGTGACTTATTACCGATTATATTCTTCTCCGTGTTATTTGGTTTAGGAGTTGCGGCAATTGGAGACAAAGGAAAGCCTGTCTTTAACTTTTTTGAAGGTGTACTCGAAGCAATGTTTTGGGTTACAAATCAAGTTATGAAGTTTGCGCCATTTGGTGTATTCGCATTAATTGCTGTTACGGTTGCAAAATTTGGTGTAGCAACACTACTTCCTTTAGGAAAACTAGTGCTAGCTGTATACGTAACTGTTATACTATTCGTTGTGATTGTATTAGGTATTAATGCACGAATGGTTGGCGTAAACATTTTTACGTTAATAAAAATTTTAAAAGAAGAACTTATTCTTTCATTTACGACAGCAAGTTCAGAAGCTGTTTTACCTAATATAATGAGAAAAATGGAAGAGTTCGGTTGTCCAAAGGCAGTTGCCTCTTTCGTTATTCCGACAGGTTATACATTTAACTTGACTGGATCGGCTATTTATCAAGCGTTAGCGGCATTGTTTGTTGCACAAATGTACGGTGTGCACATGTCACTGACAGAGCAAATAACGTTATTATTCGTTCTCATGTTAACATCCAAGGGTATGGCGGGAGTTCCAGGTGCATCGTTCGTTGTTGTATTAGCAACGTTAGGTTCAATGGGGTTACCACTAGAAGGTATCGCGTTAATTGCGGGAATTGACCGCATTTTAGATATGATTCGCTCATCTGTCAATGTATTAGGAAATGCATTAGCGGCCATTGTTATGTCGAAGTGGGAAGGCGAATTCGATAATGAGAAAGCAAAACAATATGTAGAAACAGTCAAAGAAACAAAAGCAGCATAA
- a CDS encoding DUF3934 domain-containing protein, whose amino-acid sequence MSKTKAKPKKGVGQGTGSKGWNRWQSSAKKKAAAKPYKSKGTKK is encoded by the coding sequence ATGAGTAAAACGAAAGCAAAACCGAAAAAAGGTGTAGGACAAGGTACAGGAAGTAAAGGATGGAACCGTTGGCAATCAAGTGCAAAGAAAAAGGCAGCTGCCAAACCATACAAAAGTAAAGGTACAAAGAAGTAA
- a CDS encoding sensor histidine kinase produces MAALNWNQLWKKDISLLIILMVVVPIAGELNFHPFNDTFRVSFGTPLFFFLLLFLRRIPAAAAGILVGICVVLFRVCLDWVMQGSFHMTESFYLRYPVFFYYFIYGSLFSLCRVNKFHQNPIVIGCLGITIEIIASMSELAIYHIVVLGTTITVSELNKLIIIAIFRSFFALGFLNMMNLYETKLKESQVRKENEKMFMHLSNLYVESVHLKKTLQNAELITQEAYQLYRNLQVSDNSNGKTALKIAGEVHEIKKDNQRIFAGLSKLLLDKNVAEYVEGHELTEMIVRINEKYAEMLEKDIRFSKHIEGEHAAYHVYTVLSIFNNLVANAVEAIEDRGLIRIKLYKRDQHVIFEVIDDGPGITQKYKKLVFKPGFTSKYDQTGTPSTGIGLSYIHEMVTELGGEVRLEDNETEKGCKFIVCLPECSLKREGE; encoded by the coding sequence GTGGCAGCTTTGAATTGGAATCAATTATGGAAGAAAGATATATCTCTTTTAATTATATTAATGGTTGTTGTTCCGATTGCTGGAGAGCTTAATTTTCATCCTTTTAATGATACGTTTCGCGTTAGCTTTGGGACACCGCTTTTCTTCTTTTTATTACTATTTTTAAGAAGAATACCAGCAGCGGCTGCAGGTATTCTTGTCGGTATATGTGTCGTTTTATTCCGCGTATGTCTTGACTGGGTCATGCAAGGTTCATTTCATATGACAGAATCATTTTATTTGCGCTATCCTGTGTTTTTTTATTATTTTATTTATGGAAGTCTTTTTTCACTTTGTAGGGTGAATAAGTTCCATCAGAATCCAATCGTTATTGGATGCCTTGGGATTACAATTGAAATTATCGCAAGTATGTCTGAACTAGCGATTTATCATATAGTCGTGCTCGGTACAACGATAACAGTTTCTGAATTAAATAAACTTATTATTATTGCTATTTTCCGTAGTTTCTTTGCACTTGGCTTTTTAAATATGATGAATTTATATGAAACGAAATTAAAAGAATCACAAGTACGAAAAGAAAATGAAAAAATGTTCATGCACTTGTCCAATTTATATGTAGAATCTGTTCATTTGAAAAAAACGTTACAAAATGCAGAATTAATTACACAAGAAGCGTATCAATTATATCGGAATTTACAAGTAAGCGATAATTCGAATGGTAAAACAGCATTGAAAATAGCAGGAGAAGTGCATGAAATAAAAAAGGATAATCAAAGGATTTTTGCAGGATTATCTAAACTTTTATTAGATAAAAATGTGGCTGAGTATGTAGAAGGACATGAGCTTACAGAAATGATTGTAAGAATAAATGAAAAGTATGCTGAAATGCTAGAGAAAGATATACGTTTTTCTAAACATATAGAAGGTGAGCACGCTGCATATCACGTGTATACAGTGCTATCAATCTTTAATAACTTAGTTGCGAATGCAGTAGAAGCAATTGAAGATAGAGGTCTCATTCGTATTAAGTTATATAAACGAGATCAACATGTAATCTTTGAAGTAATTGACGATGGCCCTGGTATAACGCAAAAGTATAAGAAATTAGTATTTAAGCCCGGGTTTACTTCTAAGTATGATCAAACAGGAACACCGTCAACAGGCATTGGACTTTCTTACATACACGAAATGGTAACAGAGCTTGGCGGAGAAGTAAGGTTAGAAGACAATGAAACTGAAAAAGGGTGTAAGTTTATCGTTTGTTTACCGGAGTGCAGCTTAAAGCGGGAAGGGGAATAG
- the aspA gene encoding aspartate ammonia-lyase: MATLTEVKNGVRIEKDFLGEKEVPNYAYYGVQTMRAVENFPITGYKIHEGLIRAFAIVKKAAALANTDVGRLELNKGGVIAEAAQEILDGKWHDHFIVDPIQGGAGTSMNMNANEVIANRALELLGMEKGDYHYISPNSHVNMAQSTNDAFPTAIHIATLNALEGLLQTMGYMHDVFELKAEQFDHVIKMGRTHLQDAVPIRLGQEFKAYSRVLERDMKRIKQSRQHLYEVNMGATAVGTGLNADPEYIEAVVKHLAAISELPLVGAEDLVDATQNTDAYTEVSAALKVCMMNMSKIANDLRLMASGPRVGLAEIMLPARQPGSSIMPGKVNPVMPEVINQIAFQVIGNDHTICLASEAGQLELNVMEPVLVFNLLQSISIMNNGFRAFTDNCLKGIEANEDRLKEYVEKSVGIITAVNPHIGYEAAARVAKEAIATGQSVRELCVKNGVLSQEDLELILDPFEMTHPGIAGATLLKKN; this comes from the coding sequence ATGGCAACATTAACTGAAGTTAAAAATGGTGTTCGAATTGAAAAAGATTTTTTAGGTGAAAAAGAAGTACCAAACTATGCATACTACGGCGTACAAACAATGCGTGCAGTTGAAAACTTCCCAATTACAGGATACAAAATCCATGAAGGTTTAATTAGAGCATTCGCAATTGTAAAAAAAGCAGCAGCACTTGCTAATACAGATGTAGGAAGATTGGAATTGAACAAGGGTGGCGTGATCGCAGAAGCTGCTCAAGAAATTCTTGATGGAAAATGGCACGATCATTTCATCGTAGATCCAATTCAAGGCGGAGCAGGTACTTCAATGAACATGAATGCAAATGAAGTCATTGCCAATCGTGCTCTTGAATTATTAGGAATGGAAAAGGGAGACTATCACTATATTAGTCCAAATAGTCATGTAAATATGGCGCAATCAACAAACGATGCATTCCCAACGGCGATTCATATCGCAACATTAAATGCATTAGAAGGCTTATTACAAACGATGGGTTATATGCATGATGTATTTGAATTAAAAGCAGAACAGTTCGACCATGTTATTAAAATGGGTCGTACACATTTACAAGACGCTGTGCCAATTCGCCTTGGACAAGAATTTAAAGCGTATTCTCGCGTACTTGAACGTGATATGAAACGTATTAAGCAATCACGTCAACATTTATATGAAGTAAATATGGGAGCAACTGCAGTTGGTACAGGCTTAAATGCAGATCCAGAATATATTGAAGCGGTTGTAAAACATTTAGCTGCAATTAGTGAACTACCACTTGTTGGCGCAGAAGACTTAGTAGATGCGACGCAAAATACGGATGCATACACAGAAGTATCTGCAGCACTTAAAGTATGTATGATGAATATGTCTAAAATTGCGAATGATCTTCGCTTAATGGCATCAGGTCCACGTGTTGGTTTAGCAGAAATTATGTTACCAGCTCGTCAACCAGGTTCATCTATTATGCCAGGGAAAGTAAACCCTGTTATGCCAGAGGTAATTAATCAAATTGCGTTCCAAGTAATTGGTAACGACCATACAATTTGTCTTGCTTCAGAAGCAGGTCAATTAGAATTAAACGTTATGGAACCAGTACTAGTTTTCAACTTACTTCAATCAATTAGCATTATGAATAACGGTTTCCGTGCCTTTACAGATAACTGCTTAAAAGGAATTGAAGCGAATGAAGATCGCTTAAAAGAGTATGTTGAGAAGAGTGTAGGAATTATTACAGCCGTGAACCCTCATATCGGTTATGAAGCAGCAGCTCGCGTTGCGAAAGAAGCAATCGCGACTGGGCAATCCGTTCGAGAACTTTGTGTGAAAAATGGTGTACTGTCACAAGAAGACTTAGAATTAATTCTAGATCCATTCGAAATGACACACCCAGGGATTGCAGGAGCAACTCTTTTAAAGAAAAATTAA
- a CDS encoding response regulator — MFYYIVDDDEVFRSMLSQIIEDGDLGEVIGESEDGAFVEAEQLNYKKVDILFIDLLMPMRDGIETVRHIASSFTGKIIMISQVESKQLIGEAYTLGVEYYITKPLNKIEVVSVVRKVIERIRLERSIYDIQKSLNNVFQWEKPQMRSETVQEGKKISDSGRFLLSELGIAGENGSKDLLSMLEYLNGQEKAQTFEFGFPALKDIFHQITLKKLGELASEADIEKERKASEQRVRRAIYQSLNHLASLGLTDFSNPKFESYAPKFFDFTVVRKRMTEMTKDELASSGHTRINTKKFIQVLYFEAKRLMEIE, encoded by the coding sequence TTGTTTTATTATATCGTAGATGATGATGAAGTTTTCCGTTCGATGCTTTCGCAAATTATTGAGGATGGCGATCTTGGGGAAGTAATTGGAGAATCGGAAGATGGAGCTTTTGTTGAAGCAGAACAGCTGAATTATAAAAAAGTGGATATTTTATTTATTGATTTACTCATGCCAATGAGAGATGGCATTGAAACAGTTCGCCATATAGCATCTTCATTTACTGGGAAAATTATTATGATTTCCCAAGTTGAATCGAAACAGCTCATTGGTGAGGCATATACACTTGGTGTGGAATATTATATTACAAAACCACTAAACAAAATAGAAGTAGTATCTGTTGTACGAAAAGTGATAGAACGTATTCGTTTGGAACGTTCTATATATGACATTCAAAAATCATTAAATAATGTGTTTCAGTGGGAAAAGCCGCAAATGCGTAGTGAAACAGTGCAAGAAGGGAAAAAGATATCAGATTCAGGACGCTTCTTACTATCAGAACTCGGTATTGCGGGAGAGAACGGAAGTAAAGATTTACTTAGTATGCTGGAATATTTAAATGGACAAGAAAAGGCGCAAACATTTGAATTTGGATTTCCTGCGTTGAAAGATATTTTTCACCAAATTACACTGAAAAAATTAGGGGAACTAGCTTCAGAGGCAGATATAGAGAAGGAGAGAAAAGCATCTGAACAACGTGTAAGAAGAGCGATTTATCAATCATTGAACCATTTAGCTTCTCTTGGACTAACAGACTTTTCAAATCCGAAATTTGAAAGCTATGCTCCGAAATTTTTTGATTTCACTGTAGTGAGAAAACGGATGACAGAAATGACGAAAGATGAACTCGCATCTTCTGGTCATACGCGAATTAATACGAAGAAGTTTATTCAAGTGTTGTATTTTGAGGCGAAGAGGTTGATGGAGATAGAGTGA
- the pyrH gene encoding UMP kinase, producing the protein MRSYKRVLIKLSGGALADQTGNSFNSKRLEHIANEILSIVDLGIEVSIVIGGGNIFRGHLAEEWGIDRVEADNIGTLGTIINSLMLRGVLTSKTNREVRVMTSIPFNAVAEPYIRLRAVHHLDNGYIVIFGGGNGQPFVTTDYPSVQRAIEMNSDAILVAKQGVDGVFTSDPKHNKSAKMYSKLNYNDVVRQNIQVMDQAALLLARDYNLPAHVFNFDEPGVMKRICLGEHVGTLINDDASLLVHEK; encoded by the coding sequence ATGAGGTCATATAAACGTGTCTTAATTAAATTAAGCGGCGGGGCACTTGCCGATCAAACTGGAAATAGCTTTAACTCCAAACGATTAGAACATATCGCAAATGAAATTTTATCCATCGTTGATTTAGGTATCGAAGTATCCATCGTCATCGGTGGCGGTAACATTTTTAGAGGTCATCTAGCTGAAGAATGGGGAATTGATCGCGTAGAAGCTGATAATATCGGTACACTAGGTACAATCATTAACAGCTTAATGCTTCGCGGCGTTTTAACAAGTAAAACAAATAGAGAAGTGCGCGTTATGACTTCCATTCCATTTAATGCAGTAGCTGAACCATACATTCGCTTGCGTGCAGTCCACCATTTAGATAACGGTTATATCGTTATCTTTGGAGGCGGAAATGGGCAACCGTTCGTGACGACAGATTATCCGAGTGTTCAAAGAGCCATTGAAATGAATAGTGACGCAATATTAGTTGCAAAACAAGGAGTAGATGGTGTCTTTACAAGTGATCCAAAACATAATAAATCAGCAAAAATGTACAGCAAACTAAACTATAATGATGTTGTTAGACAAAATATACAAGTCATGGATCAAGCAGCTTTACTACTTGCCCGTGATTATAATTTACCAGCACACGTCTTTAATTTTGATGAGCCTGGAGTGATGAAAAGAATTTGCTTAGGTGAACATGTGGGAACGTTGATTAATGATGATGCTTCATTGCTTGTGCATGAAAAATAG